One stretch of Thermanaerosceptrum fracticalcis DNA includes these proteins:
- a CDS encoding recombinase family protein — translation MAQRHMPFGYKIIDGAVAIEPEKADLIRKMFNDFISGISLNQMAKALTEMKVPNANGKRSWNHGSIGKILSNCKYIGSDFYPAIIPEEVFNTANKIREEKNARLGRNVNYFANGVASTYPFSGRLICGECGSVFKRYTEHHDRNKKCNWKCKRYIVDNRVCCKSGVVDDKQLEAAFMQIINRVMESPEMIEKRPAVNAVAESVELKKIKLQISNGFGQSGLEPSEMAQLLFRRAAEQYRISQVDDFEYKTRKLKTALESVKPVKAFDEALFKATIKSITVEITGQLRFELINGVVLSTSYTLRGKGGKAHGDGTKNSIGNPSKSDL, via the coding sequence ATGGCACAAAGACATATGCCCTTCGGCTATAAAATCATAGACGGAGCTGTAGCCATCGAACCGGAAAAAGCAGACCTGATTAGGAAAATGTTCAATGATTTTATATCGGGAATATCTTTAAACCAGATGGCAAAGGCCCTGACGGAAATGAAGGTTCCCAATGCCAACGGAAAGCGCTCCTGGAATCACGGTTCCATCGGAAAAATTTTGAGCAACTGCAAATATATAGGAAGTGACTTCTATCCTGCCATTATCCCGGAGGAAGTGTTCAATACTGCAAATAAGATCAGGGAAGAAAAGAACGCCCGGCTTGGCAGAAATGTCAATTACTTTGCCAACGGTGTGGCCAGCACTTATCCCTTCAGCGGCAGGTTGATATGCGGGGAATGCGGAAGTGTTTTCAAAAGGTACACCGAACATCATGACAGGAACAAGAAATGCAACTGGAAATGCAAACGGTATATCGTTGACAACAGGGTGTGCTGCAAAAGCGGCGTGGTTGATGACAAGCAGCTTGAAGCTGCCTTTATGCAGATTATCAACCGGGTAATGGAGAGCCCTGAAATGATAGAAAAGCGTCCGGCAGTTAATGCTGTTGCTGAGAGTGTTGAATTAAAAAAGATAAAATTGCAAATATCCAACGGATTCGGTCAAAGCGGCTTGGAACCGTCGGAAATGGCACAGCTGCTATTTAGAAGAGCTGCAGAACAATATCGAATCTCCCAGGTGGATGACTTTGAATACAAAACCAGGAAATTGAAAACGGCGCTTGAGAGCGTTAAGCCTGTTAAAGCATTTGATGAGGCTTTATTCAAAGCAACCATCAAAAGCATTACGGTGGAAATCACCGGGCAGCTCCGGTTTGAACTGATCAACGGAGTGGTGCTGAGCACTTCATATACACTACGGGGAAAAGGAGGAAAAGCCCATGGCGATGGGACAAAGAACAGTATCGGTAATCCCAGCAAATCCGATTTATGA
- a CDS encoding recombinase family protein, which translates to MAMGQRTVSVIPANPIYDFKEKAKIKKLRVAAYCRVSTELEEQQSSYQAQVDYYTMEIMKNPGWKFAGIYADEGISGTSTKNRTGFNKLIEDCMAGKIDLVLTKSISRFARNTLDCIQYIRKLKEKNIGVFFEKENVNTLDSTGEFLITILGSLAQEESRSLSTNTRWGVVRRFEKGQVMVNHNKFLGYTKNEAGELVIVPEEAEIVRLIFRLYLEGLSITQIKKYLEENGIKTVTGKNQWSTTTINNMLSNEKYMGDALLQKSYTVDYLTKKRVKNNGIVPQYYVEDSHQPIISKDLFHRIQEEKARRANIKKSAEKRTKTDSGKYSSIYALTELLICGECGKPYRRVSWTAYSEKRIVWRCLNRLEYGKKHCQKSPTIDEEVLHRAIMDAFNSLIQDKRDFMDTLQSNIQMVMSNRTKRMDIARIEERITELKKEMISFVEENARCGADNTDFDEHYAKISSELKELQKKKTQYTEQEARQDGFQRRIEDMKKFLSSADCNLSEFDNQLVRQLIQSIKVVSKDKILIKFKSGLEMEQTLSEK; encoded by the coding sequence ATGGCGATGGGACAAAGAACAGTATCGGTAATCCCAGCAAATCCGATTTATGATTTCAAGGAAAAAGCAAAGATAAAAAAGCTGAGAGTGGCTGCCTACTGCCGGGTCAGCACGGAGCTGGAGGAACAGCAGTCCAGCTACCAAGCGCAGGTGGATTATTACACGATGGAAATTATGAAAAACCCAGGCTGGAAGTTTGCAGGCATCTATGCCGATGAGGGCATATCCGGCACCAGCACAAAAAACAGGACAGGTTTCAATAAACTGATTGAAGACTGCATGGCAGGCAAGATCGACCTAGTGCTGACAAAATCCATCAGCCGTTTTGCAAGGAATACCCTTGACTGTATTCAATACATACGGAAACTGAAAGAAAAAAACATCGGTGTGTTCTTTGAGAAAGAAAACGTCAACACCTTGGACAGCACCGGAGAATTTCTCATCACCATCCTAGGAAGCCTGGCCCAGGAAGAAAGCCGCTCCTTAAGCACCAACACAAGGTGGGGTGTGGTCCGCCGGTTTGAGAAAGGACAGGTTATGGTCAATCACAACAAGTTTTTGGGATATACGAAAAATGAGGCCGGTGAATTGGTGATAGTGCCGGAGGAAGCAGAAATAGTAAGGCTGATTTTCAGGCTGTATTTAGAGGGACTAAGCATCACCCAAATCAAAAAGTACCTGGAGGAAAACGGCATTAAAACCGTTACCGGAAAAAACCAATGGTCTACAACTACCATTAACAACATGCTCTCCAATGAGAAGTATATGGGAGATGCCTTGTTGCAAAAAAGCTACACCGTAGACTATCTCACAAAGAAAAGAGTTAAAAACAATGGAATTGTTCCGCAGTATTATGTGGAGGACAGCCATCAGCCTATCATTTCCAAAGACTTGTTTCACCGGATACAAGAAGAAAAAGCACGCCGGGCTAACATTAAAAAGAGTGCTGAAAAAAGAACCAAAACCGACAGCGGGAAATACAGCTCAATATATGCACTCACCGAATTATTGATATGTGGGGAGTGCGGCAAGCCTTACAGGCGGGTATCCTGGACAGCATACAGCGAGAAAAGAATTGTCTGGCGGTGCTTAAATAGACTGGAGTACGGGAAAAAACACTGTCAAAAGTCTCCGACCATTGATGAAGAAGTTTTACATAGAGCCATTATGGATGCATTTAACTCGCTTATACAGGATAAGAGAGATTTTATGGACACGCTCCAGTCCAACATTCAGATGGTGATGAGCAACCGGACTAAACGGATGGACATAGCAAGAATAGAGGAACGGATTACGGAATTAAAAAAAGAGATGATAAGCTTCGTAGAGGAAAATGCAAGATGTGGAGCAGATAATACGGACTTTGACGAGCACTATGCCAAAATCTCCTCCGAATTGAAAGAACTCCAGAAGAAGAAAACGCAATATACCGAACAGGAAGCCAGGCAAGACGGCTTCCAGAGAAGAATCGAGGATATGAAGAAGTTTCTGAGCAGTGCAGACTGCAACTTATCAGAATTTGATAACCAGCTTGTCAGGCAGCTTATACAAAGCATCAAGGTCGTGTCAAAGGATAAGATTCTCATAAAATTCAAGTCGGGTTTGGAGATGGAGCAGACGCTGAGTGAAAAATAA
- a CDS encoding ATP-dependent nuclease, whose amino-acid sequence MYISKVAIRNFRVFDDIGIVATFKKGVNAIIGENNSGKTALIDAIRIAFSSVPYKKDIYFNKSDFHINTKGEVAKTAQIDVYFDEVSEDLFEIWDPENPTKGEFHVRYYTVPGKNGLEKIRYTAWGGPVEGNTLSVETFDALEVVFLGALRDAESELKPSRSSKLANLLGTVADSDIARQELIDILIKANAELLKKTAITKTREIINTNLAMIEQEVMQQRIDIGLIEPRFESIASSLRTWLKPRWFFIDKDNDIYTNIIEICSKEGNQKLIEQCVEGVYLDIQGFLRLDEPIETKTKEALTNLASHSLELYQNGLGYNNILFMSAVLGDMGYSKGNIVYNLLIVEEPEAHLHPQLQELVHSFFENKQQPSPSIQVFYTSHSPTLVSRIGIDKINLLFEKDHRIQCTPLAEANLKGNEKEYLERYLDVTKSQMFFAKGIIFVEGICEALLLPEMAKLLSRPLDKYAVEVVNVDGVSFKPFAHLFTKSDSSVCAFAKTALITDDDRCTDKEDKDTYISKDYDYDTDKLDEVIKKLSIGKPSSRCTEICSVCEATHIQPFTAKKTLEYELALSPNNVPFILNAIIEAYPQVGPKLSERVASLNTDEERAACIWLFIQTRNKSKGSFAQALSKFIRDQVEKLAENIEVEKKFCVPLYIKKAIYAVTEEEDSVDEEIDT is encoded by the coding sequence ATGTATATCAGTAAAGTTGCGATTAGAAATTTTAGAGTATTTGACGATATTGGAATTGTTGCCACTTTCAAAAAGGGTGTTAATGCTATTATTGGAGAAAACAATAGCGGAAAAACAGCCCTGATTGATGCTATTAGAATCGCTTTCTCCAGTGTCCCTTATAAAAAAGACATTTACTTTAATAAATCAGATTTCCATATTAATACTAAGGGAGAAGTTGCGAAGACTGCACAAATAGATGTATATTTTGATGAAGTGTCAGAAGATCTTTTTGAAATATGGGACCCGGAAAATCCAACCAAGGGTGAGTTTCATGTTCGGTATTATACTGTGCCCGGAAAAAATGGTTTAGAGAAGATTCGCTATACGGCTTGGGGTGGGCCTGTTGAAGGTAACACATTATCAGTAGAAACTTTTGATGCCCTTGAAGTGGTATTTTTAGGGGCCTTAAGGGATGCTGAAAGTGAATTGAAGCCTTCACGTTCTAGCAAACTTGCGAACTTACTTGGGACAGTGGCAGATAGTGATATTGCACGACAAGAGCTTATCGATATACTTATCAAAGCAAATGCAGAATTACTAAAAAAGACAGCTATAACAAAAACACGAGAAATTATTAATACTAACCTTGCAATGATTGAACAAGAAGTTATGCAGCAAAGAATCGATATAGGTTTAATTGAACCAAGGTTTGAATCTATTGCATCATCTTTAAGAACATGGCTAAAACCCCGCTGGTTTTTTATTGATAAGGACAATGATATATACACAAATATAATTGAGATATGCTCTAAAGAAGGGAATCAGAAATTAATTGAACAATGTGTGGAAGGAGTTTACCTTGATATTCAGGGTTTTTTGAGGCTAGATGAGCCTATTGAAACAAAAACTAAAGAAGCACTTACCAATTTAGCATCTCACTCATTGGAATTATATCAAAACGGACTTGGGTATAACAACATTTTGTTTATGTCGGCGGTCTTAGGGGATATGGGATATTCAAAAGGCAATATAGTCTATAATCTTCTTATAGTAGAAGAACCAGAAGCCCATCTTCATCCTCAGTTACAAGAGTTAGTACATAGCTTTTTCGAAAATAAGCAGCAACCTTCGCCCAGCATACAAGTTTTTTACACATCACATTCGCCGACTCTTGTTTCACGTATTGGAATAGATAAAATCAATTTACTTTTTGAAAAAGACCATAGGATACAATGCACTCCATTAGCTGAAGCTAATTTAAAGGGCAACGAAAAGGAGTATCTTGAACGTTACCTTGATGTAACTAAATCACAAATGTTTTTTGCAAAAGGTATTATATTCGTTGAAGGAATTTGTGAAGCCTTACTATTACCGGAGATGGCGAAACTCTTATCACGACCATTAGATAAATATGCTGTCGAGGTAGTAAATGTTGACGGCGTTTCTTTTAAACCATTTGCACATCTATTCACTAAGTCGGATTCCTCAGTTTGTGCGTTCGCGAAAACGGCACTGATAACTGATGACGATAGATGCACTGATAAAGAGGATAAAGATACTTATATATCTAAGGATTACGACTATGATACGGACAAGCTGGACGAGGTAATTAAAAAACTTTCTATAGGAAAACCATCATCAAGGTGCACAGAAATATGTTCTGTATGTGAAGCTACTCATATACAGCCATTTACCGCTAAAAAGACTTTAGAGTACGAACTGGCACTATCACCTAATAATGTGCCGTTTATTCTTAACGCTATAATTGAAGCATACCCACAGGTAGGACCAAAACTATCAGAAAGAGTTGCATCCTTAAATACCGATGAAGAAAGGGCTGCATGCATATGGCTCTTTATTCAAACCAGAAATAAAAGCAAAGGTAGTTTTGCTCAAGCATTGTCAAAATTTATAAGAGACCAGGTTGAAAAACTAGCAGAAAACATAGAAGTAGAAAAGAAATTTTGTGTTCCATTGTACATTAAAAAGGCTATCTATGCTGTTACTGAAGAGGAGGACTCCGTTGATGAAGAAATTGACACCTGA
- a CDS encoding ATP-dependent helicase — MKKLTPEQEAFLEAEGKIVLCACPGSGKTFIVARKLLKYVENWEYAHRGVAVLSFTNVASQEIDKQTKELMPEGYRIEYPHFIGTIDSFIDSFILLRFGYLMQEGSRKRPVILHENYGEIRFYTKNKECHARGCISNPFEFHWSSDGKLLRNGKKVDCSITTKKPCVAFKQAMIKKGFVTQNEATALSYRLLKKYPQIVDAIVRRFPIVMIDEAQDTSKEQMEIIDLLTDAGVKTIILVGDPDQSIYEWRNATPEFFIAKVKDDNWKTMWLTSNFRSSQLICNATQVFSHSLASRQPSKAEGEFALYQQKPILLNYSNQTDKSDIINKFKELCQENGIEWTPSKVAVLTRGKIHKGIDIDGLWKSPEVESLAKASYEWYKGSRRKAFSLCEKVLYSLTIGDIGDIKHEIRQVIENIMPYENWRKHVVKLLVSLPDPNIKLSDWVKSMLSTITNIIQSAEDIYLIPAISLQDKIKIKLRDTKNPGFQSIPLRNYIEKRDENDITLSSVHGVKGETYDAIMLIIEGIKGNTLTPTMIDTAPLDSELIRIAYVAMTRPRKLLVVALPVMKNKKSFKRLPLDKWIYTQI, encoded by the coding sequence ATGAAGAAATTGACACCTGAGCAAGAAGCCTTTTTAGAAGCAGAGGGTAAAATTGTTCTTTGTGCGTGCCCCGGAAGTGGCAAAACATTTATCGTTGCAAGGAAATTGCTAAAATACGTTGAGAATTGGGAGTATGCACATAGAGGTGTAGCTGTACTGTCGTTTACTAATGTTGCAAGTCAAGAAATAGATAAACAAACTAAAGAACTGATGCCAGAGGGGTATCGTATAGAATACCCTCATTTTATTGGAACAATAGATAGCTTTATTGACAGTTTTATTCTATTAAGGTTTGGGTATCTGATGCAAGAAGGAAGTAGGAAAAGACCAGTAATATTACATGAAAACTATGGTGAGATAAGGTTTTATACCAAAAATAAGGAATGCCATGCTCGAGGTTGTATATCCAATCCTTTTGAATTTCATTGGTCTTCAGATGGGAAGTTGTTGAGAAATGGTAAAAAAGTCGATTGCTCCATTACGACCAAAAAACCATGTGTTGCGTTTAAACAGGCAATGATAAAAAAAGGCTTTGTTACACAGAATGAAGCAACTGCGTTATCATATAGACTTCTTAAAAAATATCCTCAAATTGTAGATGCTATTGTACGGCGCTTCCCTATTGTAATGATTGATGAAGCACAAGATACATCAAAGGAACAAATGGAAATTATTGATTTGTTAACTGATGCAGGCGTAAAAACTATTATTCTCGTTGGAGACCCAGACCAATCAATATATGAATGGCGTAATGCTACTCCGGAATTTTTTATTGCCAAAGTGAAGGATGACAACTGGAAAACAATGTGGCTGACTTCCAATTTTAGGAGCTCCCAGTTAATATGTAATGCAACACAAGTGTTTTCACACTCATTGGCTTCAAGGCAACCAAGTAAGGCTGAGGGAGAGTTTGCTCTGTATCAACAGAAACCGATTTTATTGAATTATAGCAATCAAACTGATAAGAGTGACATTATTAATAAATTTAAGGAACTCTGCCAAGAAAACGGAATTGAATGGACTCCAAGCAAAGTAGCAGTTTTGACTAGAGGTAAAATCCATAAAGGTATTGATATCGATGGGCTTTGGAAGAGCCCAGAGGTCGAATCCTTGGCTAAAGCATCTTACGAATGGTATAAGGGTTCACGCCGTAAAGCATTTAGTCTTTGTGAAAAAGTGCTGTACAGCCTTACAATTGGTGACATAGGCGATATAAAACATGAGATTAGACAAGTTATCGAAAACATTATGCCTTACGAAAATTGGAGAAAACATGTAGTAAAACTACTTGTTTCACTCCCTGATCCAAACATCAAATTGTCAGACTGGGTTAAAAGTATGTTATCAACAATTACTAATATAATTCAGTCTGCGGAAGATATTTATCTGATACCAGCTATATCATTGCAAGATAAAATAAAAATTAAGTTACGGGATACTAAAAACCCAGGTTTTCAGTCAATACCATTACGTAATTATATTGAAAAAAGGGACGAAAATGATATTACCTTATCTTCTGTACATGGAGTAAAGGGAGAAACCTATGATGCAATTATGTTAATTATTGAAGGGATAAAAGGCAATACGTTAACGCCTACTATGATAGATACAGCTCCTTTAGATAGTGAGTTAATTCGTATAGCATATGTAGCTATGACAAGACCACGAAAGCTTCTTGTCGTAGCACTTCCGGTAATGAAAAATAAGAAGTCGTTTAAAAGGTTACCACTAGATAAATGGATATATACGCAAATTTAG
- a CDS encoding KAP family P-loop NTPase fold protein, translated as MNLWPDHETNIDLLGFSYIADAVANLASADHLLPATIGVFGDWGSGKSSLISMVRQKLEKNERTLVLDFNGWLFEGYDDAKSALMGTIIDEILSHQTPSKKVKTLAVNLLRRVNWFRVAGTVMRHSVKYGTALLTGGPAGVGLIAGLDAKQALEKASEKISDVKEEELNKLFESETAHNLRRGIREFRKDFESLLSESNIEKLVVIIDDLDRCLPDTIIETLEAIKLFLFVPRTAFIIGADERLVEYAVKQRFPEFQGNKSEVGKDYLEKLIQYPVRVPPLGRAEMETYISLLFTEASGLDSDLITKTRTKALECIGTDLELSFGIEEAQGVIGELSKELQESLAISARIAPLLARGLNGNPRQCKRFLNTFVLRLEMARLRGITLEQRVLVKLMLLERFRPESFKQLARWQAAQGGRPQQLKNAELFLEAEKEYCQPSVEARDEARDKHGVSETEKGATGKEPEKSPQQLDTDMQAWLSDPVLKEWIEFEPRLRDTDLRPYFFFSRDLLGAISGSAQRMSRQAQEILAKILNESEAVRRTALKNAAQLSEMDAASVLEGISSRVRQEEDYGADASAFQRLFDWGEARPELLGQIVTILNGLPEESLPMFTPIKLVNICNETPTAPAAWQLITRWADSSANTKLKKAAVSALKKKE; from the coding sequence ATGAATTTATGGCCAGATCATGAAACAAATATCGACCTTCTTGGCTTTTCCTACATTGCTGATGCTGTTGCAAATCTGGCTTCCGCAGATCATTTGCTTCCAGCTACCATTGGCGTTTTTGGTGACTGGGGTAGTGGCAAGTCAAGCCTGATTTCAATGGTTCGGCAAAAGCTTGAAAAAAACGAAAGAACATTAGTGCTAGATTTTAATGGCTGGCTCTTTGAGGGATATGATGACGCAAAGTCCGCGCTTATGGGTACAATTATCGATGAGATTTTAAGTCATCAAACACCAAGTAAAAAGGTAAAAACTCTTGCGGTGAATTTGTTGCGCCGGGTAAATTGGTTCCGGGTGGCAGGTACGGTGATGCGCCACAGTGTTAAATATGGGACAGCATTGCTTACCGGAGGTCCAGCAGGTGTGGGGCTGATTGCAGGCCTTGATGCCAAACAGGCTCTGGAAAAGGCCTCAGAGAAAATTAGTGATGTAAAAGAGGAAGAGTTAAACAAGCTGTTTGAGAGCGAGACGGCACACAATTTAAGGCGGGGCATACGTGAATTCCGGAAGGATTTTGAGTCCTTACTCAGTGAGAGTAACATAGAAAAACTAGTAGTTATCATTGATGATCTTGATAGGTGCCTGCCTGACACAATTATAGAAACTCTTGAAGCCATTAAGCTTTTTCTCTTTGTACCCCGGACAGCCTTTATAATCGGAGCGGATGAGAGGCTGGTAGAATACGCTGTAAAACAGCGTTTTCCGGAGTTTCAGGGCAACAAATCAGAGGTAGGCAAGGACTACCTGGAAAAGCTAATTCAATATCCGGTAAGGGTACCCCCTCTTGGCAGAGCAGAAATGGAAACCTATATCTCACTACTTTTTACCGAAGCCTCTGGTTTAGACAGTGACTTAATAACGAAAACACGCACCAAAGCTTTAGAGTGTATAGGCACGGACCTTGAACTAAGCTTTGGCATTGAGGAAGCCCAGGGAGTGATTGGGGAACTATCTAAAGAATTACAGGAGAGCCTGGCCATCTCTGCTCGAATTGCGCCGCTTTTAGCGAGGGGACTCAATGGGAATCCACGTCAGTGCAAGCGATTCCTAAACACATTTGTTCTCCGTTTAGAAATGGCTAGACTGCGTGGAATTACCCTTGAGCAGCGCGTCCTGGTAAAACTGATGTTGCTTGAGCGATTCAGGCCGGAATCTTTTAAACAACTTGCCCGCTGGCAGGCTGCCCAGGGTGGGCGGCCACAACAACTAAAAAATGCTGAATTATTCTTAGAAGCAGAAAAAGAATATTGCCAACCTTCAGTCGAAGCAAGAGATGAGGCAAGAGATAAACATGGTGTGAGCGAAACTGAAAAGGGAGCTACAGGAAAAGAACCAGAAAAATCACCTCAACAATTGGATACGGATATGCAAGCCTGGCTTTCCGATCCTGTATTAAAAGAATGGATCGAATTTGAGCCCAGGCTTCGAGATACAGATCTCCGCCCCTATTTCTTTTTCTCACGGGACCTGTTAGGTGCGATCTCTGGTTCAGCCCAGAGAATGAGCAGGCAGGCGCAAGAAATATTAGCCAAAATTCTCAATGAAAGTGAAGCTGTCAGAAGGACTGCGCTTAAAAACGCAGCACAACTGAGTGAAATGGATGCTGCATCGGTTCTTGAAGGAATCAGTTCCCGTGTTCGGCAAGAAGAAGATTATGGAGCGGATGCTTCTGCATTTCAACGTCTCTTTGACTGGGGAGAGGCTCGTCCTGAACTTCTTGGGCAGATAGTTACTATATTAAATGGACTGCCTGAAGAAAGCCTTCCGATGTTTACGCCCATAAAACTTGTTAATATATGTAATGAAACGCCAACTGCACCTGCGGCATGGCAATTAATCACTCGTTGGGCTGATAGTAGTGCAAATACCAAGCTAAAAAAGGCAGCAGTTAGCGCTTTAAAAAAGAAGGAATAA
- the qatB gene encoding Qat anti-phage system associated protein QatB, whose product MGTSTSNPGPFDRQPLLPSWALPPDTGNDAESNDGENESPDNGDQQDNSPLPTPPVTWQMAKASMSRFASTGERNSLSRAGRDYVGAKGGRRAAAQAASTGKSVALKVGGFLSTVASAGIRTALDEIGLGHMVGRSAPEVLAALIDVLAPAGATLQEAAARKAADDVLEKLYEDYIAKTGDVTALESLDKDGITNAIEASIAGYIYNLWLDELGLSIETKAISPLQAVGLERDVRVYVRERVRLELGEQDPVSIDWNGPAGRNIIDTVFQEAYGFLEVEQ is encoded by the coding sequence ATGGGTACCTCAACTTCAAACCCTGGTCCGTTTGATAGACAACCCCTTTTGCCGTCCTGGGCACTTCCACCAGATACAGGCAACGATGCGGAGTCGAATGATGGCGAAAATGAATCCCCTGATAATGGGGATCAACAAGATAATTCACCCCTCCCAACACCACCGGTGACATGGCAGATGGCCAAGGCTTCCATGTCCCGGTTTGCTAGTACTGGTGAAAGGAATTCTTTATCCAGGGCGGGCAGAGATTATGTCGGGGCCAAAGGTGGTAGGAGGGCGGCAGCTCAAGCGGCCAGCACAGGTAAATCGGTGGCCCTAAAAGTGGGTGGATTTCTTTCCACGGTGGCAAGTGCCGGGATAAGGACAGCACTTGATGAGATTGGCCTAGGCCATATGGTAGGAAGAAGTGCACCGGAAGTATTGGCTGCCCTTATAGATGTACTTGCTCCCGCTGGTGCCACACTCCAGGAAGCGGCTGCCAGGAAAGCTGCTGATGACGTCTTGGAGAAACTATACGAAGACTATATTGCAAAAACAGGAGATGTAACAGCCCTGGAAAGTCTTGATAAAGATGGTATTACCAATGCCATTGAGGCAAGTATTGCTGGCTACATATATAACCTCTGGCTTGATGAACTAGGCTTAAGCATAGAAACAAAGGCAATTTCACCATTACAAGCAGTAGGTTTAGAACGTGATGTCAGGGTATATGTCAGGGAACGTGTAAGGCTTGAACTCGGAGAACAAGACCCGGTGTCGATTGACTGGAATGGTCCTGCTGGGCGTAATATCATTGATACAGTTTTTCAGGAGGCGTATGGCTTTTTGGAGGTGGAACAATGA
- the qatC gene encoding Qat anti-phage system QueC-like protein QatC, whose amino-acid sequence MSWDVVVRIGNSDIFAPISQGGPVLGVSFDRPEDPFLARESVLNKIADVLGSVPGNTACDLLRAAIAVYSADLLISRRYASDGWTRDINIYLPVTSLAIWQQAGPLLTELLTFLSGDRWQFYFREFSAEREGYKKLPENLPEAVSLFSGGLDSLIGAIDLLSEGKKVALVSHHGGGSTPKFQNDLFKCLKDEYGEQVVPLQFYVLPPQVPRIDSDPDNEDTTRTRSFLFFVLGIAVADTLGTGIPLYVAENGLISLNVPLTPARLGSCSTRTTHPYYIALFRELLQALNLAHPLNLDYRFKTKGEMLRESKNQDLLRRTLPLSMSCAHPDNRRLENLPPGGHCGYCFPCIIRQAAVFESGMPDAAYDHDIFHLPPLSRSDKGKDLRAMEIALERFSQRGEEKAVFDVLSSGPISPDELSQYIGVYCRGMKEIAKFLRSNKDE is encoded by the coding sequence ATGAGTTGGGATGTAGTTGTCAGAATTGGGAATAGTGATATTTTTGCTCCTATAAGCCAAGGTGGGCCAGTATTAGGCGTCTCCTTTGACAGGCCGGAAGATCCGTTTTTGGCTCGGGAAAGTGTTCTTAATAAAATCGCAGATGTTCTTGGTTCTGTCCCAGGAAATACTGCTTGCGATCTTTTGCGTGCTGCAATTGCTGTCTATTCTGCTGATCTATTAATCTCCCGCAGATATGCATCAGATGGGTGGACAAGGGATATTAATATCTATCTCCCTGTCACTTCGTTAGCAATTTGGCAGCAGGCAGGGCCGTTACTTACCGAATTATTGACCTTTCTTAGTGGGGACCGCTGGCAATTTTACTTCCGGGAGTTTTCAGCAGAACGGGAAGGTTATAAAAAATTGCCTGAAAATCTGCCTGAGGCAGTATCTTTATTTTCCGGGGGTCTCGACTCCCTTATTGGTGCTATTGACCTGCTATCGGAAGGTAAAAAGGTAGCACTTGTGTCACACCATGGAGGGGGCAGCACGCCCAAATTCCAGAATGACCTATTTAAGTGTTTAAAAGACGAATATGGTGAACAGGTAGTGCCACTCCAGTTCTATGTTCTTCCTCCGCAAGTTCCCAGAATAGATTCGGACCCAGACAACGAAGATACTACACGCACGAGATCTTTTCTGTTTTTTGTACTGGGTATTGCAGTGGCTGATACTCTGGGTACGGGTATTCCCCTATATGTGGCTGAAAACGGGCTTATCTCACTCAATGTCCCACTGACACCAGCCCGGCTTGGCAGTTGTAGCACCCGTACAACCCATCCATACTACATTGCTTTGTTTAGGGAATTATTGCAGGCCCTAAATTTAGCTCATCCTCTGAATCTCGATTACCGGTTTAAGACAAAAGGTGAGATGCTTAGGGAAAGTAAGAATCAGGATTTGTTAAGAAGAACCCTTCCTCTCAGCATGTCCTGCGCCCACCCGGATAATCGTCGCCTTGAGAACTTACCGCCTGGTGGTCACTGCGGGTATTGCTTCCCCTGCATCATCCGCCAGGCAGCAGTCTTTGAAAGTGGCATGCCGGATGCAGCCTATGACCATGACATTTTTCACCTGCCGCCACTCTCAAGATCAGATAAAGGGAAAGACCTACGGGCAATGGAAATTGCTCTGGAAAGATTTAGTCAACGGGGAGAGGAGAAGGCTGTTTTTGACGTACTCAGTTCCGGACCTATCTCTCCTGATGAATTATCCCAGTACATCGGGGTATATTGTCGTGGGATGAAAGAAATAGCAAAATTTTTGAGGAGTAATAAAGATGAATAG